In Acidovorax sp. GBBC 1281, a single window of DNA contains:
- a CDS encoding ribosomal maturation YjgA family protein, which yields MLLAGIALCIALGLASRRWPGVLFPEALGKYPGDALWALMVMFGWACLWPRMAPGRLALLALATSFAVEFSQRYQAPWINAIRSTTPGHLVLGSRFNTMDLAAYAVGVAVGLGLDMLYRAWLRRRTESQAARPD from the coding sequence GTGCTGTTGGCAGGCATCGCCCTCTGCATCGCCCTGGGACTGGCCTCGCGCCGGTGGCCCGGCGTGCTGTTTCCCGAAGCGCTGGGCAAGTACCCCGGCGATGCGCTGTGGGCGCTGATGGTGATGTTCGGCTGGGCCTGCCTCTGGCCGCGCATGGCCCCGGGCCGGCTGGCCCTGCTGGCGCTGGCGACCTCGTTCGCGGTGGAGTTCTCGCAGCGGTACCAGGCGCCGTGGATCAACGCGATCCGCAGCACCACGCCGGGCCACCTGGTACTGGGATCGCGGTTCAACACGATGGACCTGGCGGCCTATGCCGTGGGCGTGGCGGTCGGCCTGGGGCTCGACATGCTTTACCGGGCCTGGCTGCGCCGAAGGACTGAGAGCCAAGCGGCACGTCCCGATTGA
- a CDS encoding DNA polymerase Y family protein has product MADVTAPEEPAAPLLRRIAHLDMDAFYASVELLRYPQLKGLPAVIGGGRRAQDEALVAEYAGREAEIPVAAFPLLKDYVGRGVITTATYPARQFGVGSAMGLMKAARLCPQAILLPVDFPSYRRFSRMFKEVIVSIAPVMEDRGVDEVYIDFTHVPGGQRDGGWSLARLIQKSILDATGLTCSIGVAPNKLLAKMASEFNKPNGISVVHEGDLETRVWPLACRKINGIGPKADAKLQSHGIHTVGELAARPRDWLVRHFGKASGAWLHDAAWGRDDRPVVTESEPVSMSRETTFDRDLHAVRDRAELGRIFTDLCERVAGDLQRKGYVGKTIGIKLRYDDFKIATRDLTIDHPTQDAATIRRAAGQCLKRVPLDKRLRLLGVRVGNLLTEQAARDAPVARQGPMTPGLFD; this is encoded by the coding sequence ATGGCGGACGTGACCGCCCCCGAAGAGCCCGCCGCACCCCTGCTACGCCGCATCGCCCACTTGGACATGGACGCGTTCTATGCCTCGGTGGAGTTGCTGCGCTACCCGCAGCTCAAAGGGTTGCCCGCCGTCATCGGTGGTGGCCGGCGGGCGCAGGACGAGGCCCTGGTGGCCGAGTACGCCGGCCGCGAGGCGGAGATTCCCGTCGCGGCCTTCCCGCTACTCAAGGACTATGTGGGGCGGGGCGTCATCACCACCGCCACCTACCCTGCGCGGCAGTTCGGCGTGGGCTCGGCCATGGGGCTCATGAAGGCCGCGCGCCTGTGTCCCCAGGCCATCCTGCTGCCGGTGGACTTTCCCTCGTACCGGCGCTTTTCGCGGATGTTCAAGGAGGTGATCGTGTCCATCGCGCCCGTCATGGAAGACCGCGGCGTGGACGAGGTGTACATCGACTTCACGCACGTGCCGGGCGGCCAGCGCGACGGCGGCTGGTCGCTCGCGCGGCTCATCCAGAAAAGCATCCTCGACGCCACCGGCCTGACCTGCTCGATCGGCGTGGCGCCCAACAAGCTCCTGGCCAAGATGGCCAGCGAGTTCAACAAGCCCAACGGCATTTCCGTCGTCCACGAGGGCGACCTGGAAACCCGGGTCTGGCCGCTGGCCTGCCGCAAGATCAACGGCATCGGCCCCAAGGCCGACGCCAAGCTGCAGTCCCATGGCATCCACACGGTGGGCGAGCTGGCCGCGCGCCCGCGCGACTGGCTGGTGCGCCACTTCGGCAAGGCCAGCGGCGCCTGGCTGCACGATGCCGCCTGGGGCCGCGACGACCGCCCCGTGGTCACCGAAAGCGAGCCCGTCTCCATGAGCCGCGAGACCACCTTCGACCGCGACCTGCACGCCGTGCGCGACCGCGCCGAACTGGGTCGCATCTTCACTGACCTGTGCGAGCGCGTGGCCGGCGACCTGCAGCGCAAGGGCTACGTGGGCAAGACCATCGGCATCAAGCTGCGCTACGACGACTTCAAGATCGCCACGCGCGACCTCACCATCGACCACCCCACGCAGGACGCGGCCACCATCCGCCGGGCGGCCGGGCAGTGCCTCAAGCGTGTGCCGCTGGACAAGCGGCTGCGGCTGCTGGGCGTGCGCGTGGGTAACCTGCTGACCGAGCAGGCCGCGCGCGACGCGCCGGTGGCCCGCCAGGGGCCGATGACGCCGGGGCTGTTCGACTGA